The genomic region TCTTCAGTTTTATAGGTACGGGAAGTAAGTTTTCCTTCAATGGCGATTTCTTTCCCCTTACCTACATAGTTTTCAACGATCTCAGCAGTTTTTCCCCATGCCACTATATTATGCCATTGGGTGTTCTGCACTTTCTCACCATTGGAATTTTTATAAAATTCGTTAGTGGCAATTGAAAAACTGGCTACTTTTTTGCCGCTTTCAAGGTTCTTGATTTCGGGAGCGTTCCCTACATTTCCGATTAACTGTACTTTGTTTCTAAGTGTACTCATGATTGAAAAAAAATTAAGTTGAAATATTTATGTTTCCCGCTTTCACCCACGGGTAGGTTAAAAAATTTACTTATTGTATCCTGAGCGTTTTCCTTTTTTGATTTTTTAACTTTCTTTCCGCTTCAGTGTTATAGAATTGATAAGATTTCATGATTTCTGATTTAAAATTTACTTCCCGTAGAGCCGTCGCTGTTACCTTTTTTGATGCCCATACAGTTTCATGATTTAGAATTAGAGAGGAGTTATAAAAGGGAAAGCGTAGCCGACCGGTTATGCACTCCGGCTAACTTCTAAATCATGGTATTTTGCATTATAAAAAAGGTGAAACGGGTAGGCTGGGATGGAGTTTTAATAAATTATGAGAAGTAAAAAGAAGTTGAAGTGGAAGAAAGATTATTATAATATACCAATCTGGCGGACTCCGTTCCTTTATGAAATTGAAAGATGGCTAAACTATTTCAGCCGCAATTCTGAATAATGAGCGTTTCAGAAGTTGAAAAAGGGAACGGTGTCTAAGATTTTTTAAGTGAAGCTCTTTTCCCGGAATGTAGTGATAACGAAATGCAGGGGAATGTGCTGAACTATTGTTTGAATAAATATTTTCAATTAATCTATGAAAAGATCACGATTTAAATTTAAGATATCTAAATGTAGGTGTTTGTCTTAAAAAAAAGTTAAATATTAATTAGTGTGCGTAAAGTGTGCGTTTTTGAGAAATTTGACATAAAAAATGGTTTTGGAAAAATGTATATAAGGATAATAAATAGTGTGCGGAGAGGTGTGCGTTTTGATTTATAAAAAAAGGGGTAACCATGTGGAAACCCCTTTATTTATGGTGATGGCACCAGGATTCGAACCTGGGACCGCCTGCTTAGAAGGCAGGTGCTCTATCCAGCTGAGCTATGCCACCATTGTTATTTTCATTATTTCAAATCGTCTGCTTAGAAGGCAGGTGCTCTATCCAGCTGAGCTATGCCACCGATTTGCGGTTGCAAATATAAACCACTTTATAAATTAAACAATGCTTTTTTTGGGAAAAGTTCAGGTAAGTTTAAAAAAATAAAAACTCCCAATCGGAAGTTTTTGATTTTCAGTGTAGATACGGTTTTAGAAGTTTAGCTTTCTCTGATCAATTTTTTTTCCAGACCAACGGCAGCAACTACTAATTGGTGCAGTAAACTTGGATTTTCATCCATTTTTTCAAAAACCTGTATATATAAATGATTGAATCTTCTTATTAATTCAAGTGTTTGAAGTGAAACACTAAAAAAGTTTCCCGATTCGCGAAGCTCTTCGATAGAATCTTTTACAGATTCAATATGAGATATTTCTTCCTCGGTACTCTGGATGTAATGTTCTTGCTGTAGCATACCACTAGTTATTTGGTTAGCCAAGGCAGGTGTATTCTAATAGATTGGGTGTTCAAATATAATTTGATATTTTAATTTATCCCTGAGCCACAGCCACTTTTAGTTGAAGTATGAGAAAAAATCGGTAAGAGGTAAAATATTCCTTAATTCGAATATTATTTTACATTTGTGGTATCGGCCAGAAAAATTCCTTAACATCACTCAAACTATCATTATCCATTGCACTGCAACTCATATAATTTCATAAAATCGCGATATACAGAAGTATGAACGATTGGATAATTTACCTACTGGGATTTATTGCTCAACTACTTTTTTCAGGGAGAATGATTGCACAATGGTTGCTTTCAGAAAAGAATAAACGAGTGGTTACACCTCAATTCTTCTGGCATATTAGCTTGCTAGCATCTTTCTTATTATTCATATACGGATACCTGAGGGACGATTTTGCCATTATGCTGGGTCAGACGCTTACCTATTTCATATACATCAGGAATTTACAGTTACAGGGAGACTGGAATAAGGTAAATAGGTTTGTAAGAGTTTTTCTCTGGATTTTTCCCTTGTTCGTGGTGATCTATGGGTTTAATAACAATCAGTATGACGCTGCAGCTTTATTTAGAAATGTGGATATTCCAATGTGGTTATTGATCGTGGGAACTGCAGGACAGCTTATATTCACCCTCAGGTTTATCTATCAATGGGCTTATTCTGAAAGAAGAAAATCTTCTTCCTTACCACTTGGCTTCTGGATTCTTAGTTTGGTTGGATCATCTTTGATCATCTACTATGCGATCCTTAGAGAAGACCCTGTGTTACTAGCAGGTCATAGTTTTGGTGTTATTATGTATCTTCGAAATATCTATATTCAGAAGAATGAAGTTAAAGGATAATTACTTTCTGCTTTTACTGATTGTTTGCTTCGCGATATTCTTTGTGAATCTCGATGCCATTTTTGTAAATATCATGGAAGCAAGAAATTTTGCCACGGCTCGGGAAATGATCAATCTTGATCACTGGATCTTCACGACCCTGAATAATGAACCACGCTATGAGAAACCGCCTTTACCAACGTGGTTAACTGCTATAGCCATGATGCTCTTTGGAATGAAAAACCTGATAGCCGCAAGATTACCAGCCGCTGTCATGGGAAGCATAGTAAGTATCTTTTTGTATAAACTAGGCTTCAAATTTACTAATAATAGCAAGTACGCATTCATTAGCGGACTTATAGGCGCTACCAGTTTTTATATACTCTTTTCAGGTCGGGATGGCCAATGGGATATTCACACTCATGGCTGGATGATCATGGCGATTTATTTTTTGTTCCAGATCTTTCAGGATTCAGGAAATACCATGAAAAATGCTGTTTTAAGCGGAATCTTTATTGGATGTTCTTTTCTAAGTAAAGGTCCGGTATCGATGTATGCGCTTCTTTTACCATTTTTGATCTCTTTTGGCTTCGTATATCGCTATAAAAGTTTAAAACATTACTGGAAGCCAGTATTGCTAACAGTTAGTATAGCACTGCTAATTAGTGCTTCCTGGACGATCTATGTATATCTTCTAGATACCAGCGCGGTGTCTAAGATTACTGAAAAAGAAACGGGACGCTGGTTAGATTATAACGTAAGACCATTTTATTATTACTGGAGTTTTGTGATCCAAAGTGGTATCTGGACCATTCCGAGTTTCGTGGCACTTTTATATCCCTATCTAAAGAATAAAGTTTTTGATAAGAAAGCTTATACGTTTACCCTTATCTGGACTCTTTGCGCAGTAGTCCTTCTATCTATAATACCCGAGAAGAAGTCCAGGTATTTACTTCCAGTTATGCTTCCAATGGCATTGAATACAGCCTTTTATTTAGAGTACTTATTCCGTAGGTTCGATATGATTCCGAAGAAAGAATCCTGGATCGTATATTTCAATTTTGGACTAATTGCGTTGATCGGACTCTTATTTCCGCTTGCGGGATACTTTTATTTTGGTCAGCAGGTTCAGAATTTTCTCGGCTGGTATATTACGATCTCTGTGACCCTATTCACAATTGGAGTCATGATTTTATGGTATTTAAAGATTAGAAAGATCAAACCAGTTTTCTATCTTACCGTATGGTTTATTATTAGTGTCATATTCTTTGGTTTACCTATAGCTTCTAAAATTGAAAAGAACCCAGCATATCAAAGTATTTCTATTATTGATGTTTACAGGGAGCGCATGGGTGTTAAAGTATATGAATTTAGAGGTTTTACTCCGGAAATGATATGGGAATATGGCCAGCCAATAGAAATTCTGTATGATGGAGAAAGTTATATAAAACCTGCAGAGTCTCAGTTTTTGTTACTGGCTACGGAAGAGGAGAAAGAAGAAGTGATCGAAACTTTTGAAGGTTATACTATTGAAAAAATTGAAGAGATCGATATGAATCCTGTTGGTAATAAGCACAAGGAACGGTTATACAGAGATCTTTACAAAATTGACAAATTTTAAAAAAAATTCAGGCATGGTTGATTATCCTATTAAATTCAGACCAATACTTCAGGAAAAGATATGGGGCGGGAACAAGCTTCGTGATATTCTGAATAAAAAGACCGATAAGGAGAATGTAGGTGAAAGCTGGGAGATTTCCGGGGTAAAAGGCTTTATATCTGAAGTTAGTAATGGTTCAGAAGAAGGAAAAAAACTAACAGATCTTATTAAGGAGTATAATGCAGAATTAATGGGGGAGGAGATTTATAAAAGATTTGGAGATGATTTTCCGCTGCTTATCAAGTTTATTGATGCTAAGACAGATCTTTCTGTTCAACTACATCCTAATGATGCATTGGCTAAGCAAAGACATGATTCCTTTGGGAAAACCGAAATGTGGTATGTGATGCAGGCCGATGAAGGTTCTAAATTGAATATTGGTTTTAATAAGAATACCAATAAAGAAGAATATGTAAATAATCTCGAAAACAAGAAAATTCTCGATATTCTCAATTTCGAAGAAGTAGATAAAGGAGATTCAGTTTTCATAAATACCGGGAAGGTTCATGCGATAGGAGGAGGGATTTTACTTGCAGAAATTCAGCAAACTTCAGATATTACCTATAGAATATATGATTGGGATCGTGTAGATAACGAGGGTAATAGCCGTGAACTACACACAGAACTTGCGCTGGATGCTATAGACTTTGAGAAGAAAGATGATTATAAGCTGGAATATGAGCATGTAGAAAATCAATCTTCAGAAATAGCCAGCTGTGAATACTTCACTACGAACTATCTTCCGGTGAAAGGTAAACTGACAAAAAACCTTTCAAATCTGGATTCTTTTGTTATCTATATGTGTGTTTCCGGCGAAGCTAAAATTACAATCGGTTCTAATTCCGAAGAGCTTGAAGCTGGAGAATCGGTTTTAATCCCAGCAAACACAAATGAAGTGGAGATTTCCGCAGAAAGCGCAGAACTTCTGGAGGTCTATATCAAATAGATTCCAAAAGTTCTGAAAATATCAAAAATTGAGAATATTGTCTATTTCCTTTAGTTCTTCTGTACTAAAATGAATATTTTTGATAGCTTTCAGGTTGTCCTCTAACTGAGACTTTCTACTAACACCAACTAAGACAGACGTTACTCTTTCATCTTTTAGAAGCCATGCTACAGCCATTTGCGCAAGACTTTGTTCACGTTTTTCAGCTAACTCGTTCAGCTGCTGAATTTGTGAAACAACTTCTTCTGTAATTTGTGATTTATCCAGATAACTACCTTCTTTAGCAGCTCTTGAATTCTTCGGAATCCCATTAAGATATTTGCCAGTTAAAATACCTTGTTCAAGAGGAGAAAAGACAATACTTCCAAGTCCGTTTTGTTCCAGAGTATCCATTAATCCATTTTCAACCCAGCGATCGATCATATTGTAACGGGGCTGATGAATTATAAATGGCGTTTTAAGCTCCTTCAGAATCTTGGCGGCTTTGGCCGTGTCTTCAGCATTATATTGTGAAATACCAACGTATAAAGCTTTTCCATCTCTTACGATTTGGTCCAGAGCACCCATGGTTTCTTCCAAAGGGGTTTCCGGGTCTGGCCTGTGATGATAAAAGATATCTACATAATCAAGACCCATTCTTTGCAGGGATTGATCTAAACTCGCGATCAGGTACTTTCTGGAACCAAAATTTCCATAAGGTCCGGGCCACATATCCCATCCGGCTTTGGAAGAAATGATGAGCTCATCTCTATATTGCTTAAAATCCTGCTTAAAGAACTTTCCGAAGTTACTTTCAGCAGAACCGTATGGCGGGCCGTAATTGTTAGCCAAGTCAAAATGCGTAATTCCATTATCAAATGCGGTATGAAGTATTTCCCGCGCATTGTCCTGATCATCATTATCTCCGAAATTATGCCAGAGACCCAAGGAAAGTAAAGGCAACTTTAAACCACTTTTACCACATCTTCGATACTCCATAGTATCATACCTGGAGTCTGCTGCTTTATAATTACTCATATTATGATTTTCCCGGCAATTTAGAGATTTACCGGGCAATGCTAAACATTATGGAGCTAATTAATTTCTGGCGAAAGATAGATATCCGGAATTCCCCTCAGCATTTTCCTCCAGCTTTAAGTTTATCTCAGCACTATTAGCAGAGATGACATCATAAGCATTGGTAAGATCTCCCAGTTTTCCATTAGGGGTGAAAAAGATCATAAAATCGAGATCATTGGAGGGATCAAATTCGGTTCCGTTATCATTGGAGACTCTCCAGGTTCCATTAAAAGATCCAAGGTTGGAATCTGCAATCAGTTCATTCGAACTTTGAAAAATAAATGTATAATTTTTAAGATCATCGGTCTTATTCTGACCGTTTTCAGTAAAACTGGTGATTCGCCATTCAGAATTCAGTAAAATCTCATTTAGAGCGATCATTTCTGTTTCTACCAATTTCATATCATCATTGTCTGTGTCGCAGGATACGATAAAAAACATAGCGAAAATTAATAACAAACAGTTCAATCTTTTCATAGGGTGGGGATTTTTTTGTTCGGTTCAAACGTAAAGTTATAAAGAGAAATAGAATAAATTAAGATATATTTAAGAATTAACATTTAGTCAATTAATACATCTTCAGCTGTATAGCCTTCAAATTTTGTAAGGAGGTCAAAAATTTTAGGATTTCAGTTATAATATTAAGATACCGGATTTGCTTCAATGTTTAGTCTAATTCGTACGCATAGCTAATCTTAACAAAGCCTTAGGCTAAAGCATACGCATTGTACCCTAATTTTACTGTTTAGTTTTCGAATCAGTTAAAGCAAATTTATTAAGAATAATGAACCTGGTTAATATTTCCAAAGACGAGAATTGTTATAAGATCAAAAGTGTCAAATACGTAAAGGTGTTTGGAGCAACTTTGTATAGTTATGACAAACTATTTGTGAAAGAAACAGAATCAGCTCAATGGATAAATCAGAATACTAAAAAGAAAGCTACACAAGCTGAATCTTTCAAATTAAATAAATGGTTGAAAGACCATCGAAAATTTATCGAAAAAGGCTGATTTCTTAATTTTAATGACGAAGGCGTAAGTCTTGAAGCTGAATTAAGCTAAAATTAGCCTAAAGTTTGAGGTATTGTTTAGTCAGACGTTCAATTTCCGATAACTTTAAAATTGATTAACCAATCAAATTAGTTAAAATGAGTAGTAAGAAAAAGAATTTTGCGCGGTTTGGAATGGCTGCGAAAGGTGCAGTTTATTGCCTAATCGGAGTGTTAACAGCAATGGCTGCGTTTGGTCAGGGCGGACAAAAATCGGGAAGTAAGGGTGCATTACAATACTTAGCACAACAGTCATACGGGCAGGTTTTACTTGTAGTTATGGGAATCGGACTTCTTGGATATGTATTTTGGAGAATGTACCAGGTATTTTATAACCCAGGAGAGTTTGAAGACAATCTAAAAGGTTATGGAAAGCGGATAGGATATTTTATTAGCGGACTCATCTATGGTGGTTTGGCTTATTACTCTTTCAAATTGGCTTTCGGTAGTAGTAGTTCAGGTGGTTCTGGCGGAATGATGGGTGGAATCATGTCTGGTTCTAACGGAGATACGATCGCTATCATTATTGGTATAGGTATGGCAATAAAAGCTATCTATGACTTGTATCGGGCATACTCTGGAAAATTCCGAGAGGAAGTGGAAGAAGCAGGAATGGATCAAAAAGAGCAGAAGTTGCTTATTAATGCCGGTAAATTTGGACATACCGCCAGAGGACTAGTTTTAGGTCTTATGGCTTATTTAACATTGAAGTCCGGACTTTCCAGTGGTAGCAATGTTAAAACTCAAACCGATGCATTTAGTTATATTCAGGCAGAATTTGGTTCGGTTGCATTAGGTATAGTTGCCATAGGTCTGGTAGGTTATGGAGTTTATATGCTAATAAAAGCAAAATATCCTTCTATTACTGTAGCCAGTCTTAGATAGAAGCAACATTAGATATAAAAGAAGCCTGTAAATTTAGCGGGCTTTTTTTATGAGTGATTTTATCTGATACCTTACTGATCTCGATTGATTACTCATTAAAACAGCGTTTTTTCAGGTCAATCATAAGAAAATAGTTGTAAAGAGATCTACAAATGGATTATGATGGATGATGCTTAAAGCGCCTGACAATAAACATTTATGCAATACCTAAAAATTTAAGATGTTTGATCTCGTGATACCTCAAGCAAGCTTTAATACATTCCTTTAGTTCATAGATAGGTATTTCCTGGTCTAAATTAAGAATAATAGCTCTGTTTCCTTCAAATCTCAATTTTGGTTCGTATAATAATCGAAAAGTTTCAATCAACCTGCTGGAGCATTGAAAATAGAGTGCATATTGTTCGGGATTTTTTGATTTCCAGTCTATTCTTAGCGTACTTCCAATATTACTCCTGAAAGCGGGTTCGCTCCACTTTAAATTAAGATCTAGCTTGACAACACCTTGAGTTTCCTGAGCAGTTTGAATGATCAGTTCACGTAAGTATAAGAGTCTCTTTTTGGGCAATTGAGGATAAACTTTAAAAGCAGCTTCGAATTCGCGAGAAGTTTGAATCTTTATTGTTTTCGGTTTCACATCAGAATAACTAAGGAATGTAAGCTTCTAAATTAAATAATTTATATATCAGACCTACTGAAGATAAATTAGTTAACCAGTATTTACTGAAATTTTCAATTCCTAAGATTAGATAATCTTCTTATGAAACAATATTGGATGATACCAAAGTGCAATTGGTTTATTAATGCTTGTAAGGTATAATGATCTACCAGGTCCAGAATAAAACGAGCCAGGAATAGGCATCGAAAAAACCTAAAATGAAAAAAGCCTGTCAATCATAAGATTAACAGGCTTTAGTCGGGGTGGCAGGATTCGAACCTGCGGCCTCCTGCTCCCAAAGCAGGCGCGATAACCGGGCTACGCTACACCCCGAAAAGTGAATAGTGTTTTTAGTCTTATCCGTTCCAAACTATCTTATGACATATCCGGGAAGCGGAGGAAATTTATTCCAATTTTCCGGTCGAAAAGAGAATAAAAGAACCACAGACTAAAAATCTAGCGGAGAGTATGAGATTCGAACTCATGCGACAATTGCTCGTCGACAGTTTAGCAAACTGCTCCATTAACCACTCTGGCAACTCTCCATTTATTTAAGAACTTCGCAAGTAATTTTGCGGTTGCAAATCTAAGTTTTACTTACGTACCAACCAAACCTTTTTTATTTTTTTGAAAGAAAATTTAAGCTAAAATTGAGCTGCTTCCCTTAAACTACTTGACTTCAATTAAATAGCCGAAATAATTTTATTGAAACTTTTCTGAATATAAAAAGTTGTGCAAATTTTTGATAGCCTTCTCATGATTTCGAACAAAAGGATTCTTATTATCCCAAACATATCCTGCAAGTACAGAACAAATTTGCATTTTAATGTTTTCACTCGCATTATCAGTAAAAAATATATCCTGTAATCTTCCTGTATACCATTCTTTTACATAGGTGGCGAAAACATTAATAGCCTTTTGTATATGCTCAGTATACTCTTTATCCCAGTTTATAATTTCTCCAGACAATTGCCTTGCCACTAGTTTTGCACTTAATAATCCGCTTTCTGTCGCAAATGCAACCCCGGAAGAAAATACCGGATCGAGAAATTCAGCTGAGTTTCCAGCCAGCGCAAAACCATCACCATGTAAAAGCTGAACATTCTTGGATATACCAGATAGTTTTACAGGCTCAAACAAGTATTCCTGCTTTGAGAACCGATCTTTGTAAAAATCGCACTGACCCAGCATTTGCTTAAACATTTCACTTCTTGATCCTGAGAATGTATTGAACCAGTCGTTTTCTCCTACAAAGCCTAAACTTGTATTCCCATTAGAAAAAGGAATATACCAGAACCAGGCACCCCTCGTAATGATCTCAAATGTAATTTGAGTTTCTTCCTTACCTGGAGGTCGGTTATCTTCCTTTATGTGAGTGAATATGGAGGAATGATCATAAATTTTTGCAGGAGCTTCCAGTTTAAGCAGTCCGGCTAGGACTCGTCCATTTCCACTGGCATCAATTATAAATCTGGAAGTAATGTTGCTTAGAACGGCGTTCGGGTCTTTAGATTCTATAGTCCATAGCTTGTTTTCCCATTTCGCAGAAACCACTTCAGCTCCAAAATTGATCTTCACGCCCCTTTTCTGAATACTTTCTGCAAGTTTCAGGTCGAAATCGGCTCTGGGTACCTGCCAGGTCCAGTCCCAGCCTTCCCCG from Christiangramia sp. OXR-203 harbors:
- a CDS encoding single-stranded DNA-binding protein; translation: MSTLRNKVQLIGNVGNAPEIKNLESGKKVASFSIATNEFYKNSNGEKVQNTQWHNIVAWGKTAEIVENYVGKGKEIAIEGKLTSRTYKTEEGEKRYVTEILASEILLLGGNANNGSN
- a CDS encoding lipid-A-disaccharide synthase N-terminal domain-containing protein — encoded protein: MNDWIIYLLGFIAQLLFSGRMIAQWLLSEKNKRVVTPQFFWHISLLASFLLFIYGYLRDDFAIMLGQTLTYFIYIRNLQLQGDWNKVNRFVRVFLWIFPLFVVIYGFNNNQYDAAALFRNVDIPMWLLIVGTAGQLIFTLRFIYQWAYSERRKSSSLPLGFWILSLVGSSLIIYYAILREDPVLLAGHSFGVIMYLRNIYIQKNEVKG
- a CDS encoding glycosyltransferase family 39 protein, which encodes MKLKDNYFLLLLIVCFAIFFVNLDAIFVNIMEARNFATAREMINLDHWIFTTLNNEPRYEKPPLPTWLTAIAMMLFGMKNLIAARLPAAVMGSIVSIFLYKLGFKFTNNSKYAFISGLIGATSFYILFSGRDGQWDIHTHGWMIMAIYFLFQIFQDSGNTMKNAVLSGIFIGCSFLSKGPVSMYALLLPFLISFGFVYRYKSLKHYWKPVLLTVSIALLISASWTIYVYLLDTSAVSKITEKETGRWLDYNVRPFYYYWSFVIQSGIWTIPSFVALLYPYLKNKVFDKKAYTFTLIWTLCAVVLLSIIPEKKSRYLLPVMLPMALNTAFYLEYLFRRFDMIPKKESWIVYFNFGLIALIGLLFPLAGYFYFGQQVQNFLGWYITISVTLFTIGVMILWYLKIRKIKPVFYLTVWFIISVIFFGLPIASKIEKNPAYQSISIIDVYRERMGVKVYEFRGFTPEMIWEYGQPIEILYDGESYIKPAESQFLLLATEEEKEEVIETFEGYTIEKIEEIDMNPVGNKHKERLYRDLYKIDKF
- a CDS encoding type I phosphomannose isomerase catalytic subunit, whose protein sequence is MVDYPIKFRPILQEKIWGGNKLRDILNKKTDKENVGESWEISGVKGFISEVSNGSEEGKKLTDLIKEYNAELMGEEIYKRFGDDFPLLIKFIDAKTDLSVQLHPNDALAKQRHDSFGKTEMWYVMQADEGSKLNIGFNKNTNKEEYVNNLENKKILDILNFEEVDKGDSVFINTGKVHAIGGGILLAEIQQTSDITYRIYDWDRVDNEGNSRELHTELALDAIDFEKKDDYKLEYEHVENQSSEIASCEYFTTNYLPVKGKLTKNLSNLDSFVIYMCVSGEAKITIGSNSEELEAGESVLIPANTNEVEISAESAELLEVYIK
- the mgrA gene encoding L-glyceraldehyde 3-phosphate reductase, producing the protein MSNYKAADSRYDTMEYRRCGKSGLKLPLLSLGLWHNFGDNDDQDNAREILHTAFDNGITHFDLANNYGPPYGSAESNFGKFFKQDFKQYRDELIISSKAGWDMWPGPYGNFGSRKYLIASLDQSLQRMGLDYVDIFYHHRPDPETPLEETMGALDQIVRDGKALYVGISQYNAEDTAKAAKILKELKTPFIIHQPRYNMIDRWVENGLMDTLEQNGLGSIVFSPLEQGILTGKYLNGIPKNSRAAKEGSYLDKSQITEEVVSQIQQLNELAEKREQSLAQMAVAWLLKDERVTSVLVGVSRKSQLEDNLKAIKNIHFSTEELKEIDNILNF
- a CDS encoding DUF1206 domain-containing protein, whose product is MSSKKKNFARFGMAAKGAVYCLIGVLTAMAAFGQGGQKSGSKGALQYLAQQSYGQVLLVVMGIGLLGYVFWRMYQVFYNPGEFEDNLKGYGKRIGYFISGLIYGGLAYYSFKLAFGSSSSGGSGGMMGGIMSGSNGDTIAIIIGIGMAIKAIYDLYRAYSGKFREEVEEAGMDQKEQKLLINAGKFGHTARGLVLGLMAYLTLKSGLSSGSNVKTQTDAFSYIQAEFGSVALGIVAIGLVGYGVYMLIKAKYPSITVASLR
- a CDS encoding DUF1801 domain-containing protein; translated protein: MKPKTIKIQTSREFEAAFKVYPQLPKKRLLYLRELIIQTAQETQGVVKLDLNLKWSEPAFRSNIGSTLRIDWKSKNPEQYALYFQCSSRLIETFRLLYEPKLRFEGNRAIILNLDQEIPIYELKECIKACLRYHEIKHLKFLGIA
- a CDS encoding NAD(P)/FAD-dependent oxidoreductase produces the protein MDKKEYDVVIIGAGPAGMVAAGYLEKTGVSVLVLEKQFFPRFTIGESLIPRCMDNFSEAGLLEDLQEQNYQKKTGARFVKNGKIAEFDFSKKFGEGWDWTWQVPRADFDLKLAESIQKRGVKINFGAEVVSAKWENKLWTIESKDPNAVLSNITSRFIIDASGNGRVLAGLLKLEAPAKIYDHSSIFTHIKEDNRPPGKEETQITFEIITRGAWFWYIPFSNGNTSLGFVGENDWFNTFSGSRSEMFKQMLGQCDFYKDRFSKQEYLFEPVKLSGISKNVQLLHGDGFALAGNSAEFLDPVFSSGVAFATESGLLSAKLVARQLSGEIINWDKEYTEHIQKAINVFATYVKEWYTGRLQDIFFTDNASENIKMQICSVLAGYVWDNKNPFVRNHEKAIKNLHNFLYSEKFQ